GCCCGGCGAAAGCTGGTGCTGATCCGCCGCGACAATGTCGAACACCTGATCCTGCTCGGCGGGCCGACCGACGTGGTGATCGAGAACAACATCGTGCGCGGCGTGCCGGTTCAGGCGAGCGCCCTGCGCGAGGTCACGGCCGCGGCGATCAGCGAGCCGCCGCCGCCCGCGCCGGTGCCGGAAGCACCGGTGCGCCCGTCCATGCGCGATGCCGCGCGCCAGGCCGCCGGCGAACCGCTGGTGCCGCCGCGGCCGGTCAATCTCGACTATGCCGCCCCCTCGGCGCCCCCTGCCACCCGCTCCGGCGCCGGCTGCCCCGGCCAAGCCCTCGACCCCGCCGTCCGACGACATTGCCGCGCGGCTCGAAGCGGCGCTGCGCAAGCCCATCGTGCCGAGCGCGATGACGCCGCGCCCGGCCGAGCCGAAACCCGCGGAGCCCAAGCCCGCCGAGGCCAAGCCCGCCGAGGCCAAACCGGCCGATCCCAGGCCTGCCGAGGGAAAGCCGGCGGACGCAAAGCCGTCCGACGCGAAATCTGCCGAAGCGAAGCCCGCGACATCGGGCGCGCCGCCCCGGCCCGCGACGCCCAATCCCGCGCCTGCCCCGGCTCCCGCAGCCAATGCGCTTCCGAAGCCGGCCGGCCCGCCGAAGCCGCTGACGCCGTCCGAAAAATCGGTCTTCGACAGCCTCGAGGAAGAAATGGCTGCCCTGCTCGGCCGCGGCCCCGCTCCGCCGAAGACCTGATGTCGGGATCGGGCGGGATCGAAACCCGGCCCGGTTCCAGGAAGCGCGCCCCGCAACCAGCCGTGGATGACCGCGCCTCCCGTCGCGCGCCACGCGCCGAAAGGCTCTAAAATCGCGCCAGCGATTCGCCGGGCGCGTGGGGAGCGATGCAGCCGCAATTTTCCATCCGAGCCTTGCGGGCGACAGGCCGCCGGGGCGCCCTCGTGGCCGGAACGGCCCTGCTGCTGCTCGGTCTCGCCCTTGCCGGCGCCGCGCCGGCAGTCGCTCAGGACATTTCGATCAATCTCGGCCAGGGCGCGGGCGTCAACGAGCGCGTCATCCAGCTCGTCGGACTGATCACCGTCCTCTCGGTCGCCCCGTCGATCCTGATCATGGTGACCAGCTTCGTGCGCATCTCGGTCGTGCTGTCGCTGCTGCGCACCGCCATCGGCACGCAGACCGCCCCGCCCAATGCCGTCATCGTCGGATTGTCGCTGTTCCTGACCGGCTTCGTCATGGCGCCGGTCTTCCAGCAGAGCTACGACAACGGCCTGAAGCCGTTGATCGACAACCAGATCGACATCCGCCAGGCCTTCGAGCGCGGCTCAACCCCCTTCCGCGATTTCATGCTGAAACATGTCCGCGAGAAGGATCTCGCCCTGTTCCAGCAGCTGGCCAACGAGCCGGCGCCGGCAACGCCGCAGGAGGTCTCGTTCCGCGTTCTCGTGCCCTCATTCATGATCTCCGAACTCAGGCGCGCCTTCGAGATCGCCTTCCTGCTCTTCGTGCCCTTCCTGGTCATCGACCTCGTCGTCGCCTCGGTGCTGATGTCGATGGGCATGATGATGCTGCCGCCGGTCACCGTCTCCCTGCCGTTCAAGCTGATCTTTTTCGTGCTGGTCGACGGCTGGAACCTGGTCGCCGGCAGCCTCGTGCGCAGTTTCGGCACCTGAACCGCAGCGTGCCGCCGGTGCCGCCCACACGGAGCCGCCGCGGCTGGCCGCAGAGAAAAAACGCCGCGATATCAAGCGCTTCCGAGGTCTTTTCCGAATCAGCCCGTTAGGACATTCGGCCGCACGAATGGGCCCGGATGCCGAAACTGCGGCACGAGGGACGGCGCGACGGCAACCGCCGGCTGCAGCGCTGCATCCGCTGGCCGGCGGCGCCCCGAATCCTTGAACCCGGCGACCTGCATCGGTAGATTTGCTGACCATCGGAAAGCGGCCCCAAGCGCGCATGGAGCGGCATGCAGACGACACCGTCCGTCCCTCTCAGGCGTGAGCCGACCGCACCGGACCCCCTGCAGATCGAAACGACGGTCACCCTCGAGGATCGCGTCGCCGCAGCCCTGTTCAGCTATCACGATCTCATCGCCGCCGCGCGCCGACGGTTCCTGTTCATGCTGGCCTGGCTGCTGGTCGTTCTCCTCGCCTTCCTGGTGTTCGAGGCGCGGCGCCGGGCCGGCGGCGGCGTGGAGGCCACGGCCAGGCAGTTCCTGTCCGACGTTACGGGCCTCGCGGGGCTGCCGGTCGCGATCGTCGCGATCCCGGCCCTCCTCTACAGCCTGCTTCAGCCCGCCCTCGCCCGCCGCCGGCTGCGGCGCTGGTACAGGGACGAGAAGCTCGACCAGCCCTTCGTCCTGCAGTGCCGTTTCGAACCGGGCGGCCTGGTTTCCACCGTGGCGGGGCAGAGCAGCGCGATCGCCTGCCGCCGCATCGCCGGCGTCAGGGAGACGGCGACCCACGCCTTCGTGCAGCTGAAGGACATCGAGGACGTCATCGCCCTGCCCCTGCAGTCGCTGTCGCGCGAGGAGCGGGACGGGCTGCGGTCATGGTCCTCGTCCTGCCATGCCGGAGCGGCCGCGCCGCCGGCGGGACCGGAACTTGCGCCCTCTGCCGAGCCGATCGTCACGGTGCGCTTCGCCCTGGCCGAAGCCGACCGCACGGCCGCCGTCGCCTGGCAGCAGGAGCGGCCGGCCATGCGGCGCCGGCGCCGGAGGGCGCTGGCCATCGCCCTGGTCGTTGCGGCCGCGGCCGTGCCCCTCGCGCTCGCGCTGTGGTGGCTCGTCGATCCCGATCGCGTGCCTCTGCGTTTCGCCGCGCCGCTGCTCGCCGAAATGATCGTGACCGACCTGTGGAAGCCGATCCTCGGCGTCTGGGCGATCGTCGGTCTCGTCGCAGCGCTGCATCCCTGGCTGCGCCGCCAGCACGCCCGCCAGCTCGGACGCCAGTTGCATAAGCGCGTCCAGAATTACGAGAACGAGGTCCGGCTGTCCGCCGATCGCGTCGACACGCTCCAGGACGGGCTGCACAACCGTTACGACTGGGCCGCCATCGACGGCATCGAACGCCAGGGCGACCATGTCTTTCTCCGCCTGCGCCAGGGCGAGCCCCT
This portion of the bacterium YEK0313 genome encodes:
- the fliP gene encoding Flagellar biosynthetic protein FliP precursor is translated as MQPQFSIRALRATGRRGALVAGTALLLLGLALAGAAPAVAQDISINLGQGAGVNERVIQLVGLITVLSVAPSILIMVTSFVRISVVLSLLRTAIGTQTAPPNAVIVGLSLFLTGFVMAPVFQQSYDNGLKPLIDNQIDIRQAFERGSTPFRDFMLKHVREKDLALFQQLANEPAPATPQEVSFRVLVPSFMISELRRAFEIAFLLFVPFLVIDLVVASVLMSMGMMMLPPVTVSLPFKLIFFVLVDGWNLVAGSLVRSFGT